The window CGGTGTAACTAGAAGCGCCCATTAACCAATATATTTCGTCTCGAAATATAATTGATAAAATAGATATTATTATCATAATCAAAAGAACTCCCAAACGTATTCTATGTATAAATCTAATGTTTTTTAGTTTAATTTCTCTAAAATATAAAACAGGGAAAAACATTAATAAAAGACTTGAAAAAAGCTTGACACTCAGTAAGACACGAGTGGAAATTGCATATTTAGAAAGTTCAACTAAATCAAACTCATTTTTAATTAAGAATTGAGAGGAGACATCTAAAGACAATCTTACAATCACAGCTCCTAAACCTGGTAAGGAATAAAAAAGGATCTTTTTCCAAGTAATCACCTCCAAATTGACTTTAATTTTCTCTTTAGTGAAATAGAAAAAAAGAGCTAATGCAAAACCCAACCCATATGCAAATAAAACATAATTAGGTTTTATTGATTTAAAATACAAAAGTATTAATAATGTTATCAATGTAAAAACAGCAACAATTATCTTAAGAAAGTTAACCTTTTTTACTTTCATTAAAGATCTAAAAAAATATAACCGCTCTTCGTAAAAAATAAAAAATGGGAATAATAAAGCGATATAACTTTTAGTCAAGTAAAAAGCAAACAACTCTAAACAAACAAAGGCTATAAAATTAACAATTTTGACTTTTTTAAATAGCGAAATGTTATTTCCCGCAATGTTAAACCTAAGATATCCCCTATACAGTAACATAGATGAAACATAGGCTGCAAACTCTAAAACACTTTTATTGTAGTTATAAAGACCCAATTCGGCTTTTGACATATTTTTATTCACAATAATAGAAATACATAGAGCTATTGCTGAAGAAATAAAAAAACCAATTCCAAATGCAATAAAATCAATTAAATATTTTGCTTTTTCTTTGGATAATTTTGACAATACAAATCTTAAAATTTTCAATTTCATGTCACTCCTCCTTTTTAGGTAACGAAAATTTATCGGGAAACAACAGTAAACTCAAAAACTTCAAACCTGCTATGTAGTAAGCTCGAAGCTTAGTTGAATTGAATAATTTTTGATAATGATAACCAACTGCAATCTTATTAAATAATTGATATTTTATAGGATTGTAATTGAAATAACTATAAACAGGATTGCTCTCTATGTAAGTAGATTTTCTGTAGTAAAAAAATAATCCCAGCTTAAGAACATT is drawn from Nonlabens dokdonensis DSW-6 and contains these coding sequences:
- a CDS encoding MATE family efflux transporter, which produces MKLKILRFVLSKLSKEKAKYLIDFIAFGIGFFISSAIALCISIIVNKNMSKAELGLYNYNKSVLEFAAYVSSMLLYRGYLRFNIAGNNISLFKKVKIVNFIAFVCLELFAFYLTKSYIALLFPFFIFYEERLYFFRSLMKVKKVNFLKIIVAVFTLITLLILLYFKSIKPNYVLFAYGLGFALALFFYFTKEKIKVNLEVITWKKILFYSLPGLGAVIVRLSLDVSSQFLIKNEFDLVELSKYAISTRVLLSVKLFSSLLLMFFPVLYFREIKLKNIRFIHRIRLGVLLIMIIISILSIIFRDEIYWLMGASSYTDYSYLYSLLVISEFFVVFAGVMGIYLTYALKTHITLLIYFLGAILNIIILSVFLPLQGIIVAPLSILSSNLFMALVMLIVSYRMERKYIKSSL